From Mucilaginibacter rubeus, a single genomic window includes:
- a CDS encoding NAD-dependent epimerase/dehydratase family protein — translation MNILITGASGFIGTNLIDFLHAKGFNKIINFDKVKPTNPLHVKLWESGNIMDESRLTEVFEKYEPEIVIHLAARTDTLSDNLEDYIENHEGTQHLLNVIKKTPSIKQAIITSTQYVYKSDEKPFPSADNEFKPHTIYGQSKVLTEQYTHNANLACNWTIIRPTNIWGPWHMRYPNELWKVIDKGIYFHPVKHEVIRTYGYVKNIVHQIYQIMIAAPEVVNHKMFYVGDPSIDSYKWLNELSLQLTGKKIKRLPKFIFKGIAICGDVLRTLKVPFPLYSKRFKNMVEDYPAPTEITVELFGQAEPDLSKNVAETVLWLKGEGKPYFEYWKSK, via the coding sequence ATGAACATATTAATAACCGGCGCATCTGGATTTATCGGAACCAATCTAATTGATTTTTTACACGCAAAGGGATTTAACAAAATTATTAATTTTGATAAAGTAAAACCAACAAACCCGCTGCATGTTAAACTTTGGGAGTCAGGGAATATCATGGACGAATCAAGATTAACCGAGGTATTTGAAAAATACGAGCCCGAAATAGTTATCCATTTGGCTGCCAGAACGGATACATTGAGTGATAACCTGGAAGATTATATCGAAAATCACGAAGGTACGCAGCATCTTTTAAACGTTATAAAAAAGACACCGTCGATAAAGCAAGCCATAATTACGTCTACTCAGTATGTATATAAATCCGATGAGAAGCCGTTCCCTTCTGCTGATAACGAGTTTAAACCACATACTATTTACGGCCAAAGTAAAGTTTTAACAGAGCAATACACACATAATGCCAACCTTGCGTGTAATTGGACAATTATAAGGCCTACTAATATCTGGGGGCCATGGCATATGCGTTATCCTAATGAGTTGTGGAAAGTTATTGATAAAGGTATATACTTTCATCCTGTTAAGCACGAAGTGATCAGGACATACGGCTATGTTAAAAACATCGTGCACCAGATTTATCAGATAATGATTGCGGCTCCGGAAGTTGTAAATCACAAAATGTTTTACGTGGGGGATCCTTCTATCGATTCTTACAAATGGTTGAATGAACTTTCATTGCAACTAACCGGTAAAAAGATAAAAAGATTGCCGAAATTTATATTTAAAGGTATAGCAATCTGTGGAGATGTACTAAGAACCTTAAAAGTACCGTTTCCATTATATTCAAAGAGATTTAAAAATATGGTTGAAGATTACCCGGCACCTACAGAAATTACTGTTGAGCTATTTGGTCAGGCCGAGCCGGATCTGAGCAAAAACGTAGCTGAAACTGTACTTTGGTTAAAGGGAGAGGGTAAGCCATATTTTGAATATTGGAAAAGTAAATAA
- a CDS encoding glycosyltransferase family 4 protein: MSKKDLRILVIGQTPPPFGGQAMMIEYMLNNKYEGVQMYHVRMCFSREMNERGKISLYKITHIFWIIKQAYLLKFKYKIDALYYPPSNSPKVSVLRDIILLLFIRPIFKKTIFHFHAAGIMEEIPKMNPIIKMLALIALKKPDLAITSSVFNPQDGVFLEAKRNVIVPLGVPDEYPQNLAALQTDLPEIKILFVGLLNSTKGEGVLLEAVHQLHEQGYKIQLQIAGKFESEEYREAFFADVKKYGVENNVEYLGIIKGKEKEKAFCNADIFCFPSYFVSESFGVVLLEAMQYKLPIVATRWRGIQSIVEDGKSGYLVDIKNATQVAAKIKILIDDPEFRKTMGDYSREVFLQKYTIEKYIENLNESFLLIND; encoded by the coding sequence ATGTCAAAAAAAGACCTACGTATTCTGGTAATCGGACAAACGCCACCGCCATTCGGTGGTCAGGCCATGATGATAGAATACATGCTAAATAATAAATATGAAGGAGTACAAATGTATCACGTACGAATGTGCTTTTCAAGAGAAATGAACGAGCGTGGAAAGATATCGTTGTATAAGATAACCCATATTTTTTGGATTATAAAGCAAGCCTATCTTTTAAAATTTAAGTATAAAATTGACGCACTATACTATCCACCAAGTAACTCGCCAAAGGTGAGCGTACTCCGCGATATTATATTATTATTGTTTATTCGCCCGATTTTTAAAAAGACTATTTTTCATTTTCATGCGGCCGGTATAATGGAAGAAATTCCTAAAATGAATCCCATTATAAAAATGCTGGCACTGATAGCCCTAAAAAAGCCAGATTTAGCAATCACAAGTTCGGTATTCAACCCGCAGGATGGAGTTTTTCTGGAGGCGAAAAGAAATGTAATAGTTCCTTTAGGTGTTCCGGACGAATATCCTCAAAATTTAGCTGCACTACAGACTGACCTACCAGAGATAAAAATATTATTTGTAGGCCTTTTGAATTCTACCAAAGGTGAAGGGGTGCTTTTGGAAGCTGTGCACCAATTGCATGAACAAGGATACAAAATACAATTGCAGATAGCAGGTAAATTTGAAAGCGAGGAATATCGGGAAGCTTTCTTTGCCGACGTAAAAAAATATGGTGTTGAAAATAATGTAGAATATCTTGGAATTATAAAAGGAAAGGAAAAAGAAAAGGCCTTTTGTAATGCGGATATTTTTTGTTTCCCAAGTTACTTTGTGTCGGAATCATTTGGAGTGGTGTTGCTTGAGGCTATGCAATATAAGCTACCCATTGTGGCAACAAGGTGGCGAGGTATTCAAAGCATAGTTGAAGATGGTAAAAGCGGCTATTTAGTGGATATAAAAAATGCAACACAGGTTGCCGCGAAAATCAAGATACTTATAGACGATCCGGAATTCAGGAAAACTATGGGTGATTATTCCCGGGAGGTGTTTTTACAAAAGTATACCATAGAAAAATATATTGAGAATTTAAACGAATCATTTTTGTTAATCAACGATTAA
- a CDS encoding glycosyltransferase family 2 protein: MKNEPLVSVLIPTYNVSEFIDEAIESILNQTYKNLEVIIVDDGSGDETYQKLQILEKADSRIKLFKNPTNLRIAETLNFALSKASGQYIARMDGDDISLPERIEKQVSYLIEHPEIDLLGLQVIAVDEAGVEIKRLKFSTDPAISRTLIEYFSAVPHFWIAKKSVYDTVGNYRIATAEDYDFLLRMATLGLKFCNHPEFLYKQRIRGGNTTTASGLVQRKYMSYIRELYRERLKSGQPNDSYSDAELLKRKNTGNVERSLFNFSNKFMFKFGVYIQQNKMKAALYFILAMVFSPIHQGRYFLNKNKYNQILRAQAGAN; encoded by the coding sequence ATGAAAAATGAACCTCTTGTTTCGGTACTTATACCAACCTATAACGTTTCTGAGTTCATTGATGAAGCAATAGAGAGTATTTTAAACCAGACTTATAAGAATTTGGAGGTCATTATAGTTGATGATGGCTCTGGCGACGAAACATACCAAAAATTACAGATACTTGAAAAGGCAGATAGTAGGATCAAATTGTTTAAAAACCCCACCAATCTGCGCATTGCCGAAACATTAAATTTTGCTTTGAGCAAGGCATCTGGCCAGTATATAGCCCGTATGGACGGTGATGATATAAGCTTGCCCGAACGAATCGAAAAACAGGTAAGTTATCTTATTGAACATCCTGAAATTGATTTGCTGGGTTTACAGGTTATAGCTGTTGATGAGGCAGGAGTAGAAATAAAGCGGCTTAAATTTAGCACCGATCCTGCAATATCAAGAACGCTTATTGAGTATTTTTCTGCAGTACCGCATTTTTGGATTGCTAAAAAGTCGGTTTATGATACAGTTGGCAATTATCGGATTGCTACTGCCGAAGATTATGATTTCCTTTTAAGGATGGCTACGCTGGGTTTAAAGTTTTGTAACCATCCCGAATTTCTGTATAAACAGAGGATAAGGGGAGGAAATACAACTACTGCCAGTGGCCTGGTTCAGCGTAAGTATATGAGCTACATAAGAGAATTATATAGAGAGCGCTTAAAAAGCGGACAGCCTAATGATTCTTATTCAGATGCTGAACTTTTGAAACGGAAAAATACCGGTAACGTTGAACGCTCTTTGTTTAATTTTTCTAACAAGTTCATGTTTAAGTTTGGGGTATATATACAGCAAAACAAGATGAAAGCCGCTTTATATTTCATTTTGGCTATGGTATTTAGCCCCATTCACCAGGGACGATATTTTTTGAATAAAAATAAATACAATCAGATATTACGTGCGCAAGCTGGAGCTAATTAA
- a CDS encoding serine acetyltransferase yields the protein MRLRETLKKDIKANKGNRKGQFVVCFYRISSMYYFSEKKWVRILSYPVGKFYNWIFIWIIGIELPINTKVGAGLQIWHGSGLVVNFESVIGENVLLRQSTTIGNKYYGSKCPRIGNNVDIGAHCVIIGDVEVGDNSVIGAGTIVTKSIPANSVAYGNPVKIKPNLRVTDQEVK from the coding sequence ATGAGGTTACGCGAAACACTAAAAAAGGATATTAAAGCAAACAAGGGTAACCGAAAAGGCCAGTTTGTAGTTTGTTTTTATAGGATTAGTAGCATGTATTACTTTTCTGAAAAGAAATGGGTTAGGATTTTATCTTATCCTGTTGGCAAATTTTATAATTGGATTTTTATATGGATAATAGGCATTGAGTTGCCTATAAACACTAAAGTCGGGGCCGGCTTGCAAATTTGGCATGGCTCAGGTTTGGTTGTAAATTTTGAAAGTGTGATAGGTGAAAATGTATTGTTACGTCAATCAACTACGATAGGTAATAAATATTACGGCTCAAAATGCCCTCGTATTGGAAACAATGTTGATATTGGGGCACATTGTGTAATTATAGGTGACGTTGAAGTGGGAGATAACAGTGTAATAGGCGCGGGAACAATAGTTACTAAATCTATCCCTGCAAATTCTGTAGCTTACGGTAATCCCGTTAAAATAAAGCCTAATTTACGTGTAACAGATCAAGAGGTTAAATAA
- a CDS encoding SDR family NAD(P)-dependent oxidoreductase, with protein MDKKTVLITGVLGGIGSQLARTFSENNYRVIGLDLVDEPSPYCEKFIRFDLNRYCADPDYKSHMETILNKEVPELFVLINNAAVQILSSLSEVKIQDWNQTLNVNLTGPLMLSQLFLDRLEKSQGSIINIASIHHQLTKKRFLAYATSKSALVGLTKSLSVDLQGRVRVNSISPAAIDTQMLRDGFNNDETKVKQLNELHPSQRIGKPQEVSQLALLLAEDKLGFINGANLNIDGGISNVLKDLD; from the coding sequence ATGGATAAGAAGACAGTTTTAATAACAGGCGTTTTAGGCGGTATCGGTAGCCAGCTGGCACGTACTTTTAGCGAAAACAACTATCGTGTTATAGGACTTGACCTGGTAGATGAGCCATCTCCTTATTGCGAGAAATTTATCAGGTTTGATTTAAACAGATATTGTGCAGATCCGGATTATAAAAGCCATATGGAAACAATCCTGAATAAGGAAGTTCCTGAACTTTTTGTCCTGATAAATAATGCCGCTGTACAAATATTAAGCAGTCTTTCGGAAGTTAAGATTCAGGATTGGAATCAAACCCTTAATGTGAATTTAACCGGGCCACTTATGCTAAGCCAACTGTTTTTAGATAGGCTTGAGAAATCGCAAGGTTCTATTATTAATATAGCAAGCATCCATCATCAGCTTACAAAAAAGAGGTTTTTAGCATATGCTACTTCAAAAAGTGCGCTTGTTGGCTTAACAAAGTCGCTTTCGGTTGATCTTCAGGGTAGGGTTAGGGTAAATTCAATTAGCCCTGCAGCCATTGACACCCAAATGCTGAGAGACGGATTTAATAACGACGAAACAAAAGTTAAACAGCTTAATGAATTACATCCAAGCCAGCGCATAGGTAAACCTCAGGAGGTTTCTCAATTGGCTTTGTTGTTAGCAGAAGATAAGCTCGGCTTTATTAATGGCGCTAATCTTAATATTGATGGCGGTATAAGTAACGTTTTGAAGGATCTGGATTAG
- a CDS encoding phosphoglycerate dehydrogenase: MKVLVTCPPMLRAIDQLRYLFEEKGIELITPNVVQVLTEDELVELVPTVDAWIIGDDPATERVFTAGKAGKLVAAVKWGVGVDNVDFKACEKLGIPISNTPRMFGNEVADMALAYFTGLARESYLVDREVRKGNWIKPPGMSLEGKTVALIGIGDIGLATARRLKAFDVKINAYDPFTKLTPAEANVDEILAFPDKLGDADFVILTCALTPSNYHLINNDSIGQMKDGVIIINVSRGPLIDEKALTEALLSGKVKSAGLDVFEVEPLPADSPLRQFEQCIFGTHNGSNTKEAVIRASLKAVDLLFGYLNIK; the protein is encoded by the coding sequence ATGAAAGTATTAGTAACATGCCCTCCAATGCTTAGGGCAATTGATCAACTCAGATACCTGTTTGAAGAAAAAGGAATTGAGCTAATAACCCCTAACGTTGTACAAGTACTTACTGAAGACGAATTGGTTGAACTTGTACCTACAGTTGATGCCTGGATTATCGGTGATGATCCGGCTACAGAACGTGTATTCACTGCAGGTAAAGCAGGGAAACTTGTTGCTGCTGTGAAATGGGGAGTAGGTGTTGATAACGTAGATTTTAAAGCTTGTGAAAAGCTTGGTATACCTATTTCAAATACGCCAAGAATGTTTGGTAATGAGGTTGCTGATATGGCCCTTGCCTATTTTACAGGTTTGGCACGCGAAAGCTACCTTGTTGACAGAGAGGTAAGAAAGGGAAACTGGATTAAGCCTCCGGGTATGTCACTTGAAGGAAAAACTGTAGCCCTTATCGGTATTGGTGATATAGGATTGGCAACTGCACGCAGGCTTAAAGCGTTTGACGTGAAGATTAATGCCTATGATCCGTTTACGAAGCTAACACCAGCTGAGGCTAATGTTGATGAAATACTTGCTTTCCCTGACAAATTGGGCGATGCTGATTTTGTTATCCTTACCTGCGCATTAACCCCGTCTAACTACCATCTTATAAATAACGATTCTATTGGTCAGATGAAGGACGGTGTGATAATTATAAACGTTTCGAGAGGGCCGCTTATTGACGAAAAGGCATTAACTGAAGCTTTGCTTTCAGGTAAGGTTAAATCTGCCGGATTGGACGTTTTTGAAGTGGAGCCACTACCTGCCGACAGTCCATTACGTCAGTTTGAGCAATGTATTTTTGGTACCCACAACGGCTCTAACACAAAAGAAGCTGTGATCAGGGCCAGCTTGAAAGCTGTAGATTTACTATTTGGCTATTTAAATATCAAATAA
- a CDS encoding cytidylyltransferase domain-containing protein → MSAYKLTAIIPMRHSSERVPGKNYRDFAGKPLFHYVVEAMLNCPLVDKVVIDTDSPIIIEQSAKAFPQVLVLERPEHLRDGSIPMNDVLLNTINQVPSEFYLQTHSTNPILSTKTITEGIQKFFSLYPMYDSLFSVTRKQVRYWDPLARPINHNPNILLRTQDLPPIYEENSCMYLFTKEILERKHNRIGDRPFLFDMPEVESQDIDVELNFIMAELLYKNLNKI, encoded by the coding sequence ATGTCTGCATATAAATTAACAGCAATTATACCGATGCGTCATTCCAGTGAAAGGGTTCCTGGAAAAAACTACCGCGATTTTGCCGGTAAACCTTTGTTCCACTACGTTGTTGAGGCAATGTTAAATTGCCCTTTGGTGGATAAGGTTGTTATTGATACAGATAGCCCTATCATTATCGAACAAAGCGCTAAGGCATTTCCGCAGGTATTGGTGTTGGAGAGGCCTGAGCATCTAAGGGATGGCAGCATCCCGATGAATGATGTTTTGTTGAATACCATTAACCAGGTGCCTTCTGAATTTTATTTGCAAACACACAGCACAAACCCCATTTTATCAACAAAAACCATTACAGAGGGTATTCAGAAGTTCTTCTCTTTATATCCGATGTATGACTCATTATTTTCGGTAACACGTAAACAGGTAAGATACTGGGACCCGTTAGCAAGGCCAATAAACCATAACCCGAATATTTTATTGCGTACCCAGGATTTACCTCCAATTTACGAGGAAAACTCTTGTATGTATTTGTTTACTAAAGAGATACTTGAAAGAAAACATAACCGCATCGGTGACAGGCCGTTTTTATTTGATATGCCTGAGGTTGAAAGCCAGGACATTGATGTTGAACTTAATTTTATAATGGCCGAGTTGCTTTATAAAAACCTTAATAAGATATAA
- a CDS encoding glycosyltransferase family 2 protein encodes MSPICTLIIRSYNEQKHIGKLLEGIKKQSIYNQVEVILVDSGSTDQTAAIAREAGVTVVNINPEDFSFGRALNVGCKHAKGKFLLFASAHVYPLYTDWIEKMVKPFEKEKVALTYGRQVGNEITKYSEEQLFKKWFPDKSNYDQKIPFCNNANAMIRKSLWEELPYDEELTGLEDLDWATKIMQKGHAIAYEATATIVHVHEETPARIKNRYRREAVALKNIYPDEKFNFFTFLRLSIGNIWSDSVHALHDGKFIKEFRFIVIFRTLQFWGTYKGYRQQAVPDETLRMRFYYPNDFKDKLFKKKTEKVTSNLGEKIVYSS; translated from the coding sequence ATGTCCCCTATTTGCACCTTAATTATTCGTTCATATAATGAACAGAAACACATAGGAAAATTACTCGAGGGTATAAAGAAGCAATCTATTTATAACCAAGTCGAGGTAATTTTGGTTGATTCTGGTTCGACAGACCAAACCGCTGCTATAGCGCGGGAGGCTGGTGTAACGGTTGTAAATATTAATCCTGAAGATTTCTCTTTTGGACGAGCATTGAACGTAGGTTGTAAACATGCTAAGGGAAAGTTTCTTCTGTTTGCGAGCGCACACGTATATCCTCTTTATACTGATTGGATCGAAAAGATGGTTAAACCCTTCGAAAAAGAGAAGGTTGCTTTAACGTACGGGCGACAGGTAGGAAATGAAATAACAAAGTATTCGGAAGAGCAATTGTTTAAAAAATGGTTTCCTGATAAGTCAAACTATGATCAGAAAATCCCTTTTTGCAATAACGCGAACGCCATGATCAGGAAATCGCTTTGGGAAGAGCTTCCTTACGATGAAGAATTAACAGGCCTGGAAGATTTGGATTGGGCTACCAAGATAATGCAAAAAGGACACGCCATAGCTTATGAAGCCACGGCTACAATAGTTCACGTGCATGAGGAAACACCAGCCCGCATAAAAAACAGGTACCGCAGGGAAGCTGTAGCATTGAAAAATATCTATCCAGATGAAAAGTTTAACTTTTTTACCTTTTTAAGATTATCGATTGGTAATATCTGGTCAGATTCGGTTCATGCTTTACATGATGGTAAGTTCATAAAGGAGTTTAGGTTTATTGTCATTTTCAGAACGTTACAGTTCTGGGGAACATACAAAGGTTACAGGCAGCAAGCTGTACCTGATGAAACCCTTAGGATGCGTTTTTATTATCCCAACGATTTTAAAGATAAGCTCTTTAAAAAGAAAACAGAGAAGGTTACATCCAATCTTGGCGAGAAGATAGTTTATAGCTCGTAG
- a CDS encoding GumC family protein, with product MANSDQALDQALGKEQSFNVKKLVGNFLGHWYLFLLSTLVFVALAVMFARYSTPSYKINSKITIDDGSSGGALTGKSGANSLMDFSDLLDMSSNAYNEIDILKSRALMTSVVNDLNLNVTIFRKGKINAIELYDEAPFKVKLIPRIDSIQLRNYDVDLVGEKIHIKNGKDDVDTTVNYNTNVVLPQFVLVFTKVPGVAISGTEYKLLLQSIDDKVESISKGLDVDLTDKKSTTLAITLQYSNSKKGEAILKKMMELYLKGNHENKIAIADSTLAFIQDRLSVVSQELTGVESKFEKFKEQNGLANVQAQGEALITNVTEYANKLNEQEIQLTLADDISKYISDPANRKIIPNTVAIQDPVFIAAIQKYNELLINRDNLMLSYKEGNPVIQNIDAEINSVRSTLVKSFDNYKKSLVVIIKQLKQNNSTLNGKVGNIPKQERVYLDFSRQQDLKQQLYLYLLQKKEETAISKTSTLSTARIIDPAKSDYLPFKPSKPLVYAIGLILGLLVPVAYLYGKELLNIKIVNKDDILSNTKIPVVGEIGNNQNNDSLVVGTNSRSVISEEFRALRTNLQFVLKPGQPSVIMATSSMSGEGKSFICTNLASVIALSGKKVVLIELDLRKPKLSSNLGLSNDHGFTNYMVSENMNIDDIIKPTFFSQDCFIISSGPIPPNPSELLLDEKLGLMIEYLKKKFDYIIIDSAPIGLVSDAQLIEKHVDVALYIVRQEYTLKSQLNIINDLVNGHKFRRAFLVINDIKTKKGGYYGYGYGYGYGYGYGYGYGEEPKDAGFFSRLFKRK from the coding sequence ATGGCGAATTCGGATCAGGCACTTGATCAGGCTTTAGGAAAAGAACAAAGTTTTAATGTTAAGAAACTCGTAGGTAACTTTCTGGGTCATTGGTATTTATTTCTGCTAAGCACTCTTGTTTTTGTAGCACTTGCTGTTATGTTTGCAAGATACAGTACTCCTTCTTATAAGATAAACAGTAAGATCACCATCGATGACGGATCATCAGGAGGTGCGTTAACCGGAAAATCTGGTGCTAACTCGTTAATGGATTTTTCCGATCTGTTGGATATGTCCAGTAACGCTTATAACGAGATCGATATATTAAAATCAAGAGCTTTAATGACCAGTGTTGTTAATGATTTGAATTTAAATGTAACAATCTTTAGAAAGGGAAAGATAAATGCAATTGAATTATACGACGAAGCTCCTTTTAAAGTAAAGCTAATACCCAGAATAGACTCTATACAACTAAGGAATTATGACGTTGACTTAGTAGGCGAGAAAATTCATATTAAAAATGGTAAAGACGATGTTGATACAACAGTTAATTATAACACTAACGTTGTGTTGCCTCAGTTTGTACTTGTTTTTACTAAGGTACCGGGTGTTGCAATTTCGGGAACCGAATATAAGCTTCTTTTACAATCCATTGATGATAAGGTTGAATCAATTAGTAAAGGACTTGACGTTGATTTAACAGACAAAAAAAGTACAACTTTAGCAATCACGCTTCAGTACTCAAATTCAAAAAAGGGCGAGGCCATTTTGAAGAAGATGATGGAGTTGTATTTGAAGGGAAATCATGAAAATAAAATAGCGATAGCAGATAGTACTTTAGCCTTTATACAAGACAGGTTATCGGTGGTTAGCCAGGAATTAACCGGCGTTGAAAGTAAATTTGAGAAGTTTAAGGAGCAAAACGGTCTTGCAAATGTGCAGGCTCAAGGTGAGGCGCTTATAACCAACGTTACGGAGTATGCTAATAAATTGAATGAACAAGAGATTCAATTAACATTGGCAGATGATATTTCAAAATATATCAGCGATCCGGCAAATAGGAAAATTATACCTAATACTGTTGCTATTCAAGACCCGGTATTTATTGCTGCTATTCAAAAGTATAATGAGTTATTAATTAACAGGGATAATTTGATGCTTTCTTATAAAGAAGGTAACCCTGTAATACAAAATATAGATGCGGAAATAAACAGCGTTAGGAGTACATTAGTTAAGAGTTTTGATAATTATAAAAAGAGTTTGGTTGTAATAATAAAACAACTGAAGCAAAATAATTCGACACTAAATGGCAAAGTTGGAAATATACCAAAGCAAGAACGTGTTTATCTTGACTTTTCGCGTCAGCAGGATTTGAAACAGCAATTGTACTTATACCTGTTGCAAAAGAAGGAAGAAACCGCTATATCAAAAACCTCAACGCTTTCAACTGCTCGAATAATTGATCCGGCTAAGAGTGATTATTTACCATTTAAGCCGAGCAAACCATTGGTATATGCTATTGGCCTGATATTAGGTTTATTAGTTCCCGTAGCTTATTTGTACGGTAAAGAGTTATTGAACATAAAAATTGTTAATAAGGACGACATTTTATCCAATACCAAGATCCCTGTAGTTGGCGAGATAGGTAACAATCAAAATAATGATTCTTTGGTAGTTGGAACAAATTCAAGATCCGTTATATCGGAAGAGTTCAGAGCCTTAAGAACAAACCTACAATTTGTATTGAAGCCTGGACAACCGAGTGTGATCATGGCAACCTCAAGTATGAGTGGTGAAGGTAAGTCGTTTATTTGTACCAATTTAGCCAGTGTAATAGCATTGAGTGGAAAAAAGGTGGTGTTGATTGAATTGGATTTGCGTAAACCTAAGTTATCAAGTAACCTTGGCTTGAGCAACGACCACGGGTTTACCAACTACATGGTTTCTGAAAACATGAATATAGATGATATAATTAAGCCTACGTTCTTTTCTCAGGATTGCTTTATTATATCATCCGGCCCGATCCCTCCAAATCCTTCAGAACTTTTGTTGGATGAAAAGCTGGGCTTAATGATTGAATACCTAAAAAAGAAATTTGATTATATCATCATTGATAGTGCTCCAATCGGGCTTGTATCCGATGCTCAACTTATAGAAAAGCACGTAGATGTGGCATTATATATTGTTAGACAAGAATATACCCTCAAATCTCAGCTAAATATTATTAATGATTTGGTAAATGGTCATAAATTCAGGCGGGCCTTCCTTGTTATCAATGATATTAAGACTAAAAAAGGTGGTTATTATGGTTACGGCTATGGTTATGGCTATGGTTACGGCTATGGCTATGGTTATGGAGAAGAACCAAAAGATGCTGGTTTCTTTAGTAGGCTTTTTAAAAGGAAGTAA
- a CDS encoding polysaccharide biosynthesis/export family protein — protein sequence MKSEYIEPTIKVDDILNIFIQTIDPQATISINAANVPLSTSGSVSTPALNTVTPTGYLVNKEGFIELPVLGKLNVLGYTTSQLRDSITKIAAAKYFKDPTVIVRFANFRVNVTGEVLKPGQYVMPNEKVSIIDALAMAGDLTIYGKRENVLLIRENADGTKTPYRVNLTRSDIMSAPYYYLKQNDVIYVEPRKAKSDANDASQARYVTIAASLLSILIILATRLK from the coding sequence TTGAAGTCTGAGTATATTGAACCTACGATCAAGGTTGATGATATTTTAAATATCTTCATACAAACAATTGATCCACAGGCAACTATATCCATAAACGCAGCTAATGTGCCACTTAGTACCTCTGGCTCGGTTTCAACTCCGGCGTTGAATACTGTAACTCCTACCGGTTATTTAGTGAATAAAGAAGGCTTTATTGAGTTGCCTGTTTTGGGGAAATTGAATGTTTTGGGGTATACTACATCTCAATTGCGAGACAGTATAACTAAAATAGCGGCCGCAAAATATTTTAAGGATCCAACGGTGATTGTAAGGTTTGCAAATTTCAGAGTAAACGTTACCGGGGAAGTATTGAAGCCTGGTCAGTATGTTATGCCAAATGAAAAGGTTAGTATCATAGATGCGTTAGCCATGGCCGGTGATCTGACCATTTATGGAAAACGCGAAAATGTGTTGTTGATAAGGGAGAATGCCGATGGCACGAAGACACCATACAGGGTGAATTTGACCAGAAGTGACATTATGAGCGCTCCGTATTACTATTTAAAGCAAAATGACGTAATATATGTTGAACCACGGAAAGCAAAATCCGATGCCAATGATGCATCGCAGGCCAGGTATGTTACTATAGCCGCATCTCTACTATCAATTTTGATAATACTTGCTACCAGGCTTAAATAA
- a CDS encoding DUF3467 domain-containing protein produces the protein MEEQNENQLNIELSEEIAEGVYSNLAIITHSTSEFVLDFIRVMPGVPKARVKSRIILTPEHAKRLLSALQDNIEKYESINGRIKVQPDHPGFPMNFGGTMGQA, from the coding sequence ATGGAAGAACAAAATGAAAATCAGCTCAATATTGAGCTATCAGAAGAAATTGCAGAAGGTGTCTATTCAAACCTTGCTATTATCACTCACTCAACCTCTGAGTTTGTATTAGATTTTATCAGGGTTATGCCCGGTGTTCCGAAAGCCAGGGTAAAATCGCGGATTATACTGACTCCCGAACACGCCAAACGTCTTCTTTCGGCATTGCAAGACAACATCGAAAAGTATGAATCTATTAATGGTCGTATCAAAGTACAGCCCGACCACCCTGGTTTTCCGATGAATTTTGGTGGCACAATGGGGCAGGCATAA